In Halorientalis litorea, one DNA window encodes the following:
- a CDS encoding Zn-ribbon domain-containing OB-fold protein produces MRQVHPDYNESSGLVVDGSIRIAADDNPVLIGTECSECEYVVFPSRPFCRNCLSDNVSDVELARTGHLETYTVAHTGQDGIEPPYAFGFVNLENVQVYSRFTEWKERSLEVGDQVELVLEKIKTDPETGEPLFGHMFRPMEEEQ; encoded by the coding sequence ATGCGACAGGTGCACCCCGACTATAATGAGTCGTCGGGACTCGTCGTTGACGGGTCGATTCGTATTGCCGCCGATGATAATCCAGTGCTGATAGGGACCGAATGTTCCGAGTGCGAGTACGTTGTCTTTCCATCTCGGCCGTTTTGCCGCAATTGTCTTTCGGACAACGTCTCTGATGTCGAACTTGCACGAACAGGACACCTCGAGACCTACACCGTTGCACATACTGGTCAAGATGGAATCGAACCACCGTACGCATTCGGCTTTGTGAACCTGGAAAACGTACAGGTTTACTCTCGCTTCACCGAGTGGAAAGAAAGATCACTCGAAGTTGGCGACCAAGTGGAACTGGTACTTGAAAAAATCAAGACAGATCCGGAGACCGGTGAACCGTTGTTTGGCCATATGTTCCGCCCCATGGAGGAAGAACAATGA
- a CDS encoding long-chain-fatty-acid--CoA ligase, producing MEVIDGFPSTSGDEYPLNTTRFIEAAARNVPDREIVSGTGEDQFRYTYGEAYERMQRLANALEELGVEAGDRVGVLAWNDHRHYECYFGIPGTGAVFLQLNLRLHSDQLQYVLNHSEPRFLVVDESLLEVAEGVAHEVSSIEGFVVMTDNELDEVETDLEPTYSYEDILTEAEPEYDWPYIDETSAYSACYTTGTTGRPKGVYYSHRNIYLHTMQLANSIGISHEDSVAQITPMFHGQGWGLAYAATYAGAKLAFPGRYRAENPEPLVDLIRDEDATVTNGAPAIFMPMLDYIRDLDDIPNWNDLQMMSGATEPPLDMIRGYKELTGAEIVHAYGATETTPLVTMNYIKPSLEEDLSEEEKLDMRRKQGLTVPGIEMKIVDPTTGEELSHDGESAGEILIRGPWVVSSYHDDDRTEHSFTDDGFWKSGDAGVIDKEGYLKITDRIKDVIKSGGEWISSVDMENLLIEHPDVRDACVVGLEHPEWEERPFALVEVEDEFDREELDEILSQRFADWQLPDEIEFTNEIPKTSVGKNNKKVIRNQYEGRYFD from the coding sequence ATGGAGGTCATAGATGGATTCCCATCGACTAGTGGAGACGAGTATCCGCTCAACACGACAAGATTCATCGAGGCGGCAGCACGAAACGTTCCTGATCGGGAAATCGTCTCAGGAACAGGTGAAGACCAGTTCCGGTACACCTACGGAGAGGCGTACGAACGAATGCAGCGCTTGGCCAATGCCCTCGAAGAGTTGGGTGTTGAGGCCGGAGATCGCGTAGGTGTGCTTGCGTGGAATGACCACCGTCACTATGAATGCTATTTCGGCATTCCCGGAACCGGTGCCGTTTTCCTTCAGCTCAATCTCCGACTGCATTCAGATCAACTACAGTATGTGTTAAATCACTCGGAACCGCGGTTCTTAGTGGTCGACGAATCCCTTCTGGAAGTCGCTGAAGGTGTCGCCCACGAGGTCAGTTCCATAGAGGGATTCGTCGTCATGACTGATAACGAGCTCGACGAGGTCGAAACCGATCTCGAGCCGACGTACTCCTATGAAGACATATTAACTGAGGCGGAGCCGGAGTACGATTGGCCATACATCGACGAAACATCGGCATACAGTGCCTGCTACACGACTGGAACGACGGGGCGTCCCAAAGGGGTGTACTATTCCCACCGGAACATCTACCTACACACGATGCAGTTGGCGAATTCCATCGGTATCTCACATGAGGACTCAGTCGCTCAAATCACTCCGATGTTCCATGGACAAGGATGGGGACTGGCCTACGCTGCGACGTACGCTGGCGCAAAGCTTGCGTTCCCAGGCCGATATCGGGCGGAAAATCCCGAACCGCTGGTTGATCTCATCCGTGACGAGGATGCGACCGTAACAAACGGGGCACCAGCTATTTTTATGCCGATGCTTGATTACATTCGGGATCTCGACGATATCCCGAACTGGAACGATCTACAGATGATGTCTGGGGCCACAGAGCCGCCGCTGGACATGATACGGGGATACAAAGAACTCACGGGGGCAGAGATCGTCCATGCATATGGCGCAACTGAGACGACCCCGCTGGTAACGATGAACTACATCAAGCCGTCGCTTGAAGAAGACCTCTCTGAGGAAGAAAAGCTCGATATGCGGCGCAAGCAGGGACTGACTGTCCCGGGTATCGAGATGAAAATAGTCGATCCTACCACAGGGGAGGAACTATCACACGACGGTGAATCCGCCGGAGAAATTCTCATCCGTGGCCCATGGGTGGTAAGCAGTTACCATGACGACGACCGAACCGAACATTCGTTCACTGACGATGGGTTCTGGAAAAGCGGAGACGCTGGGGTTATCGATAAGGAAGGATATCTAAAGATCACTGACCGTATCAAGGATGTTATTAAAAGCGGTGGGGAATGGATTTCGTCTGTCGACATGGAAAACCTCCTCATCGAACATCCGGATGTCAGAGACGCGTGCGTTGTTGGCCTTGAACACCCGGAATGGGAAGAGCGCCCATTCGCACTTGTTGAGGTCGAAGACGAATTCGATCGTGAAGAACTCGATGAAATTCTTTCCCAGCGGTTCGCGGACTGGCAACTCCCCGATGAAATTGAGTTCACTAACGAGATTCCAAAAACAAGTGTGGGGAAAAACAACAAGAAAGTAATCCGTAATCAGTACGAAGGTCGGTACTTCGATTGA
- a CDS encoding thiolase C-terminal domain-containing protein, translating into MTENEVAVINVGQSDFGELEGQRVTEFGSRAVREALLSSSVEPDDIEEAYIGNVATTAQDQTSVIGQAILREVGVTGIPVIRVENACASSTCAFQEAYKRVQSGESDIVLAMGVEKMTGVPTEVTLKDMAGAADAEVEGAMGMTFMGLYGMRANAYMNQFGNVREELADIAVKNHDNGLKNPRAHLQLNVDRDDILESRPISDPIRLLDACPMSDGAAAAVIARGEIAEELVEEPIYVDAAEMLSGNYLEEVEFWREELDERVAQKAYSEAGIGPDDLDVVEVHDAATIGELMHYEGLGLADRGEGASLVRSGDVMLDGRTPVNPSGGLKSRGHPVGATGVAQICELVWQLRGEAGARQVENPSIGLAQNSGGALVGEGGVSTVTILSNR; encoded by the coding sequence ATGACTGAAAACGAAGTAGCTGTCATCAACGTCGGCCAGTCCGACTTCGGCGAACTGGAGGGACAGCGCGTAACTGAGTTTGGGAGCAGAGCCGTTCGTGAAGCGCTCTTGTCTTCGAGCGTTGAACCAGATGATATCGAGGAAGCGTATATCGGTAATGTCGCTACTACTGCCCAGGATCAAACCAGCGTTATTGGCCAAGCAATACTCCGAGAAGTAGGGGTAACAGGTATCCCGGTCATCCGAGTTGAGAACGCGTGTGCCAGCTCAACCTGTGCATTCCAAGAGGCCTATAAGAGAGTTCAATCAGGCGAATCCGATATCGTGCTCGCTATGGGTGTTGAGAAAATGACTGGTGTCCCGACGGAGGTTACTCTCAAAGATATGGCTGGTGCGGCGGACGCAGAAGTTGAGGGTGCAATGGGGATGACGTTCATGGGCCTCTACGGGATGCGCGCTAATGCCTACATGAATCAGTTCGGTAATGTACGCGAGGAATTGGCCGACATCGCGGTCAAAAACCATGACAATGGGCTTAAAAATCCACGGGCACATCTTCAGCTCAACGTTGACCGCGACGACATCCTTGAATCCCGCCCAATCTCCGATCCTATCCGGCTGCTTGATGCCTGTCCAATGTCAGATGGAGCAGCAGCAGCAGTCATCGCACGCGGCGAAATCGCCGAAGAGTTGGTTGAAGAACCAATCTACGTCGATGCTGCCGAAATGTTGAGCGGCAATTACCTTGAGGAGGTCGAATTCTGGCGTGAAGAACTTGACGAACGCGTGGCCCAAAAGGCCTACAGTGAGGCTGGTATCGGCCCGGATGATCTGGATGTTGTCGAAGTTCATGATGCGGCTACCATCGGCGAGCTAATGCATTACGAAGGACTAGGGTTAGCGGATCGAGGGGAAGGTGCTTCACTCGTCCGGAGTGGTGACGTTATGCTCGATGGTCGTACTCCGGTTAATCCAAGTGGTGGACTCAAGTCACGCGGTCATCCGGTGGGAGCAACGGGGGTGGCCCAGATTTGTGAACTCGTCTGGCAACTCCGTGGCGAGGCGGGAGCCCGGCAGGTTGAAAATCCGTCTATTGGATTAGCCCAGAACTCGGGTGGCGCACTTGTAGGTGAAGGCGGCGTATCGACAGTAACGATCCTCAGTAACCGCTGA
- a CDS encoding MaoC family dehydratase, whose translation MYNRYYEDFVVGETHKTDDVEVTKQEILEFGQKYDPLPFHIDEETAAETPFNGVIASGLQTFALSQKQVVDSFFRESHLLGSVGFDEAEFPNPVRPGDTLSTTLEILEKRPSKSNPSRGLVTIMRKVVNQHDSVVLRVTNNVLVERQ comes from the coding sequence ATGTATAATAGATATTACGAAGATTTCGTCGTCGGCGAAACTCATAAAACCGATGATGTCGAAGTTACCAAGCAAGAAATCCTTGAGTTCGGGCAGAAATACGATCCGCTTCCGTTCCATATTGACGAAGAGACCGCAGCGGAAACGCCATTTAATGGCGTAATCGCAAGTGGACTGCAAACTTTTGCACTCTCCCAGAAACAAGTCGTCGATAGTTTCTTTCGAGAAAGCCACCTGCTAGGGAGCGTCGGTTTTGACGAAGCAGAGTTCCCGAATCCTGTTCGTCCCGGAGATACACTTTCCACGACGCTTGAAATCCTTGAGAAGCGCCCATCAAAATCCAATCCTTCCCGAGGACTCGTGACGATTATGCGTAAGGTCGTTAATCAACACGACTCCGTTGTTCTTCGGGTAACCAATAATGTTCTAGTAGAACGGCAATAG
- a CDS encoding acyl-CoA dehydrogenase family protein, with amino-acid sequence MTGINFEVDEETQLVLNSLDEFIEREVAPLTSDLESKLNNPTLGRRANGQPTDEILEAIQSIRQKSGEAGFYAMHMPEEVGGQGVSKITWYAAKRHVASKGRGLSEYVLKGPEGPNALLGLAEGEQVERYFKPVVRGKKSTAFGQTEPDVGSDSPSMSTEAEKNGDEWIINGRKQWITNAAFCDFALVLARTKPLAEVDRRYDGITCFIVERDEFEVGSVNNAIGLEGWQAEILLDDVAVPESRVLGPKHGAFRDAMELLTMGRLELGAEAVGYSQYLLEKSREYAREREAFGESIGSFQQVSSMYARGRAKTYMADAGGLRTAWNLDQGNDIVEDVSIFHWFATNAFWEIADNAVQIHGANGLSEDNPFVDHLHLARVLRIVEGTDEIQLNTIAKQNGLL; translated from the coding sequence ATGACAGGCATTAATTTCGAAGTTGACGAAGAGACGCAGCTCGTATTGAACAGCCTTGATGAGTTTATTGAGCGGGAAGTAGCACCCTTAACAAGTGACCTTGAATCGAAACTTAACAATCCCACCCTAGGTCGACGAGCAAACGGTCAACCCACTGATGAGATACTCGAAGCAATCCAGAGTATTCGTCAAAAGAGTGGTGAGGCTGGGTTTTATGCTATGCATATGCCCGAAGAGGTGGGTGGCCAAGGGGTCTCAAAAATAACGTGGTACGCAGCGAAGCGCCACGTCGCTTCGAAGGGACGAGGGCTCTCTGAGTATGTCCTCAAGGGGCCGGAGGGGCCAAATGCGTTATTGGGTCTTGCTGAGGGTGAACAGGTCGAACGGTACTTCAAGCCAGTCGTGCGTGGTAAGAAATCGACTGCATTCGGTCAAACTGAACCCGATGTCGGCTCTGACTCACCCTCGATGTCAACCGAAGCTGAAAAGAACGGTGACGAATGGATAATCAACGGTCGAAAGCAGTGGATTACGAACGCGGCATTCTGCGATTTCGCCCTCGTGCTGGCACGGACAAAGCCGCTGGCGGAGGTCGATCGGCGATACGATGGTATCACGTGTTTCATCGTCGAACGAGACGAGTTCGAAGTCGGCTCGGTCAACAACGCTATTGGCTTAGAGGGTTGGCAAGCCGAAATCCTTCTGGACGACGTTGCCGTACCTGAATCACGCGTTCTTGGCCCCAAGCATGGCGCATTTCGAGATGCAATGGAACTATTGACGATGGGTCGACTCGAACTCGGAGCAGAAGCTGTTGGCTACTCCCAGTATCTGCTTGAAAAGAGCCGGGAGTATGCACGAGAACGTGAAGCGTTCGGAGAGTCCATCGGGTCGTTCCAGCAGGTGTCAAGCATGTATGCACGAGGACGTGCGAAAACGTATATGGCAGACGCTGGGGGGCTACGAACCGCATGGAATCTGGATCAGGGTAACGACATCGTTGAGGATGTCTCAATCTTCCATTGGTTCGCGACTAACGCTTTCTGGGAAATTGCGGATAACGCGGTCCAGATTCACGGTGCAAACGGCCTATCAGAGGACAATCCATTTGTTGATCATCTCCATCTCGCTAGAGTGCTTCGGATCGTAGAAGGAACTGACGAGATCCAACTCAACACGATCGCTAAGCAAAACGGTCTCCTCTAG
- a CDS encoding 3-hydroxyacyl-CoA dehydrogenase/enoyl-CoA hydratase family protein, whose translation MSAPLTESVETVTVVGGGTMGHGIAQTFAMSGYDVTIIDINEDVLKTALEKIEGSLEKLTKDPDAVLARIKTTTSEEDAYGDADLVVEAVPENIDLKQDVFSTIDDHAPERTILATNTSTLPITEIASATDRPSKVVGLHFSNPVQLMDIVEVIRGEETADDIFEAAETISEAIGKTPVLVEKDIPGFLINRINLRFWLEAVRQVDQEGRDRKTIDAAIRRIGLPMGPFEVLDFSGIDVATMAAHSMQERGVDLHIPDLLEKKEEAENYGMKTGEGFYTYPEPGEYSRVEIPQERRHDFDPKHLVAPAVNEAAWMLANNVTTKSEIDKAMQIGMNWPRGLLEMADEYGIDRLVETLEELHSRSGWDEYEPNPSLHESVANGELGQKTGIGFYEWEYEQAEFETVRYERREYTAWITLNRPDRLNALDKSSWNGLKAALEKAANDDKVRATVLQGAGRAFCAGDDIAEIQSLESTEDAREMFEEVVGPTVQTIRDHPKPVIAAVEGAANGGGCELVLLCDLAVASTNSSFALPEGQIGALPPIGLTYGRMSLGKKEIMEISLTGDQFTATEAESMGIVNYAVDETQVEDIVRELAHSTTASGPKSVREMKDLWTEMEDDLLETWFDEAMDRLVKRTQSEEAEKGLSAFLEKREADWKR comes from the coding sequence ATGAGTGCGCCACTAACCGAAAGTGTAGAGACTGTGACAGTCGTCGGAGGCGGAACAATGGGTCATGGTATCGCTCAAACCTTTGCGATGTCTGGATACGACGTTACGATTATCGACATCAACGAGGACGTCTTGAAAACCGCTCTCGAAAAAATCGAAGGAAGTCTCGAGAAACTCACTAAGGATCCGGATGCCGTATTAGCACGGATCAAGACGACGACGTCAGAGGAAGATGCCTACGGTGATGCCGATCTTGTCGTCGAAGCAGTACCTGAGAACATCGACTTGAAACAGGATGTTTTTAGTACGATCGATGACCACGCACCGGAAAGAACGATTCTAGCGACCAATACTAGTACTCTCCCGATCACCGAAATTGCGTCCGCGACGGATCGGCCGAGCAAGGTTGTCGGCCTGCATTTTTCCAATCCAGTTCAGCTTATGGACATCGTCGAGGTTATCCGGGGTGAGGAAACGGCCGACGATATATTTGAGGCGGCTGAAACGATCAGCGAGGCGATTGGCAAGACCCCAGTTCTCGTTGAGAAGGATATCCCCGGATTCCTTATCAATCGGATCAATCTCCGATTCTGGCTTGAGGCAGTTCGTCAGGTTGACCAAGAGGGGCGAGACAGGAAAACAATAGACGCCGCGATCCGGCGGATCGGCCTTCCAATGGGACCGTTCGAGGTTCTCGACTTCAGTGGTATAGATGTCGCTACCATGGCTGCCCACTCGATGCAAGAACGAGGAGTCGACCTGCACATCCCCGATCTGCTCGAAAAAAAAGAGGAGGCCGAGAATTACGGTATGAAGACCGGTGAGGGCTTCTACACATATCCTGAACCAGGGGAGTATTCACGTGTTGAGATTCCACAGGAGCGTCGCCATGACTTCGATCCGAAACATCTAGTCGCGCCTGCTGTAAACGAAGCGGCTTGGATGCTGGCGAACAACGTGACCACGAAGTCAGAGATCGACAAGGCGATGCAAATCGGAATGAACTGGCCGCGAGGCCTCCTCGAGATGGCTGACGAGTACGGGATTGACCGACTTGTCGAGACGTTGGAAGAGTTGCATTCCCGGTCGGGTTGGGATGAGTATGAACCCAACCCATCTCTTCATGAATCGGTGGCGAACGGGGAACTCGGGCAGAAGACAGGAATCGGCTTCTACGAGTGGGAATACGAGCAGGCGGAGTTCGAGACGGTTAGATATGAGCGACGTGAATACACTGCATGGATTACGCTCAACAGACCAGATCGACTCAACGCGCTTGACAAGTCGAGCTGGAACGGTCTGAAGGCCGCTCTCGAGAAGGCAGCGAATGACGACAAAGTTCGAGCGACAGTCCTCCAGGGAGCAGGACGAGCATTCTGTGCTGGCGACGACATCGCGGAGATCCAAAGCCTTGAGTCGACAGAGGATGCCAGAGAAATGTTCGAAGAGGTCGTAGGCCCGACGGTACAAACGATTCGCGATCATCCGAAACCGGTAATTGCAGCTGTTGAGGGAGCTGCTAACGGCGGGGGGTGTGAGCTCGTTCTACTTTGCGATCTTGCAGTCGCCTCTACGAACAGTAGCTTCGCGCTTCCAGAAGGACAGATCGGGGCGCTCCCACCAATTGGACTCACATACGGTCGGATGAGTCTCGGAAAGAAAGAGATCATGGAAATATCGCTGACAGGCGATCAATTCACCGCTACTGAAGCGGAATCGATGGGAATCGTCAATTACGCAGTTGATGAAACGCAGGTAGAAGATATCGTTCGTGAACTCGCTCATTCGACGACTGCATCGGGACCGAAGTCTGTTAGGGAAATGAAAGACCTATGGACAGAGATGGAAGACGATCTGCTAGAAACGTGGTTCGACGAGGCGATGGACCGGCTCGTCAAACGGACGCAGTCGGAAGAAGCTGAGAAGGGACTCTCGGCGTTTCTCGAAAAACGCGAAGCGGACTGGAAGCGATAG
- a CDS encoding IclR family transcriptional regulator — MTPSNSIKSVRTAFDIIQLLSASGNLTATKIADELEMNRSTVHDYLRTLTEEGYVINTNGEYCLSHQFLNLGGNLRKRNELFRTARPVLRDLATSKGAPVVLTIEERGYGVVLYTVSGENMQNALTHEGTHFLLHSAAPGKAILAHSPEEKVENIIESRGLVAVTDQTITDEDELQSELTDIRNQEYAVDHEEIGIGLQGIGTAITDSESGEVTGAISMYVPAKNSHQKDIIDSLLEAANVIEVELHYQ; from the coding sequence ATGACTCCCTCAAACTCGATAAAGTCGGTCCGAACCGCATTCGATATAATCCAATTACTCTCGGCGTCCGGCAATCTAACAGCTACGAAGATTGCTGATGAGTTAGAGATGAACCGAAGTACTGTCCACGATTACTTACGGACCCTCACAGAGGAAGGTTATGTCATCAACACGAATGGGGAATATTGTCTGAGTCACCAATTTTTGAATCTGGGAGGAAATCTGCGAAAAAGAAATGAGTTGTTTCGAACGGCTAGGCCGGTACTTAGAGATCTCGCTACCTCAAAAGGTGCACCAGTAGTATTGACCATCGAAGAACGTGGATACGGTGTTGTCCTTTATACGGTAAGCGGAGAGAATATGCAGAATGCACTAACCCACGAGGGAACACATTTTCTTCTTCATTCAGCTGCACCTGGAAAAGCGATTCTCGCCCATTCCCCGGAAGAAAAAGTAGAGAATATTATTGAATCGCGGGGGCTTGTAGCGGTGACTGACCAGACTATTACTGATGAAGATGAGTTACAAAGCGAACTGACAGACATAAGAAACCAAGAATATGCAGTTGATCACGAGGAGATTGGTATCGGATTACAAGGAATAGGAACAGCAATCACGGACTCAGAGAGTGGAGAAGTTACGGGCGCAATATCGATGTATGTCCCTGCTAAGAATTCACACCAGAAGGATATTATTGACTCTTTGTTAGAGGCCGCAAATGTTATTGAAGTCGAACTCCATTATCAGTAG
- a CDS encoding IS4 family transposase, with translation MLKELSPDLIRRRLTSLFPAERIEDIARERDVVQRHRTIDITMLVWTLIMGFAVDGEARTIAGFQRAYSAATNQTVARSSFYDRFTPALAALLSDLLEHALEEVAVPHTIAPQFELFREVLIADATVFRLHRLLNEFPATHADQSGAKLHLVQNATKQTIEQFQLTDERTHESSQLRTGSWLRGRLLLFDLGFYSFRRFALIEENGGFFLTRLKSNANPLIVGERRKWRGRAISLPERRLRDVLGDLSREIIDVTVEIEFKRRAYAGKQSTDSVEFRVVGVRNEDTDDYHLYVTNLPDEFTPRQVAALYGLRWEVELLFRELKSLYGLEKFQTSDPAIVHLLVVAALLTLTVSRALLGVFQELFPETVFPRERWAKTFRSVAQIILEDLAQSFGHPPPNLPELMFRDARQPEKSRLLLGERVAEAFMRRSSA, from the coding sequence GTGCTGAAGGAACTCTCCCCGGACCTCATACGACGGCGGCTCACTTCCCTGTTTCCAGCCGAACGTATCGAAGACATCGCGCGCGAGCGCGATGTCGTCCAACGCCACCGGACAATCGACATCACGATGCTCGTTTGGACGCTCATCATGGGCTTCGCCGTCGATGGCGAAGCCCGTACCATCGCCGGATTTCAACGGGCGTACTCCGCAGCAACCAACCAGACCGTTGCCCGCTCCAGCTTCTACGACCGGTTCACGCCGGCACTCGCAGCACTGTTGAGCGACCTCCTCGAGCACGCTCTCGAGGAGGTCGCGGTTCCTCACACGATCGCGCCACAGTTCGAGCTGTTTCGAGAAGTGCTGATCGCCGATGCAACCGTCTTCAGGTTGCATCGGCTCCTCAACGAGTTTCCGGCGACTCACGCGGATCAATCCGGCGCGAAACTCCACCTCGTGCAGAACGCGACCAAGCAGACGATCGAGCAGTTCCAGCTCACCGATGAACGCACCCACGAGAGCAGCCAACTCCGCACCGGGAGTTGGCTGCGAGGGCGGCTGTTACTGTTCGATCTGGGCTTCTACAGTTTCCGCCGGTTCGCGTTGATCGAAGAGAACGGCGGCTTCTTCCTGACTCGGCTGAAGTCGAACGCAAACCCATTGATCGTCGGAGAGCGGCGGAAATGGCGCGGGCGCGCCATTTCCTTGCCAGAGCGTCGTCTTCGGGACGTTCTAGGAGATCTCAGTCGGGAGATTATCGACGTAACCGTGGAGATCGAGTTCAAACGGCGGGCATACGCTGGGAAGCAGTCAACCGATTCGGTGGAGTTTCGCGTCGTCGGTGTCCGCAACGAGGACACCGACGACTACCACCTGTACGTGACGAATCTACCCGATGAGTTCACTCCAAGGCAGGTCGCAGCGCTGTACGGGTTGCGGTGGGAAGTGGAGTTGCTGTTCCGGGAACTGAAGTCGCTGTATGGGCTGGAGAAGTTCCAGACGAGTGATCCAGCAATCGTTCACCTGCTGGTGGTGGCGGCTCTGCTGACGCTGACGGTCAGCAGAGCCTTACTCGGCGTGTTTCAAGAGCTATTCCCGGAGACGGTGTTTCCCCGCGAACGCTGGGCGAAGACCTTCCGGTCTGTCGCCCAGATCATTCTCGAAGATTTGGCCCAGTCGTTCGGACATCCACCGCCGAATCTGCCGGAGTTGATGTTCCGTGACGCTCGCCAGCCAGAGAAATCACGCCTCTTACTCGGCGAACGAGTGGCTGAAGCCTTCATGAGGCGATCCAGTGCTTAA
- a CDS encoding IS6 family transposase, giving the protein MPENDRLNGCLDEIDLEFVEREATPRLLMKLSIQLHLAGLSLSNTVSILEVFGVERARSTIHNWVHKADLQPDSGRCPDHIAVDETVIRLNDEQYWLYAAVEPETNELLHTKLEPTTTKVLAHSFLTDLSEKHDVSDAVFLVDGSHSLQDACQRHGFDFRYEKHGNRNAVERVFREIKRRTLCFSNCFSSAKAETADDWLRSFSFAWNQLI; this is encoded by the coding sequence ATGCCCGAAAACGACCGCCTCAACGGGTGTTTAGACGAGATCGACTTAGAGTTTGTTGAACGAGAAGCGACACCGCGACTGCTGATGAAGCTCAGTATTCAGCTCCATCTTGCTGGTCTATCGCTTTCGAATACTGTATCTATTCTTGAAGTATTCGGTGTCGAACGCGCTCGGTCCACCATTCATAATTGGGTTCACAAGGCCGATCTACAGCCCGACTCCGGTCGGTGCCCGGATCACATTGCGGTTGACGAGACTGTGATCCGACTGAATGATGAGCAATATTGGCTGTATGCTGCCGTCGAGCCAGAAACAAACGAATTGCTACATACAAAGCTTGAACCGACGACAACGAAGGTTCTCGCGCATTCATTTCTGACGGACCTCTCCGAGAAACACGACGTCTCCGACGCCGTGTTTCTCGTCGATGGCTCGCACTCGTTACAAGACGCGTGCCAGCGTCACGGCTTCGATTTCAGATACGAGAAACATGGAAATCGGAATGCTGTCGAACGTGTCTTTAGAGAGATAAAACGTCGAACTCTCTGCTTCTCAAACTGTTTCAGCAGCGCCAAAGCAGAAACTGCCGACGACTGGCTCAGATCGTTCAGCTTCGCATGGAATCAGCTTATCTGA